A part of Larkinella insperata genomic DNA contains:
- the scpA gene encoding methylmalonyl-CoA mutase: MRPDFRTTPPQPEADPSPGTPSTRSVVTAEGIRIKPQYGPEDLAQAQHLGSVAGIPPFLRGPYSSMYLTQPWTIRQYAGFSTAEASNAFYRRNLAAGQKGLSVAFDLATHRGYDSDHPRVVGDVGKAGVAIDTVEDMKVLFDQIPLDQMSVSMTMNGAVIPIMAFYIVAAEEQGIRPEQLSGTIQNDILKEFMVRNTYIYPPEPSMRIIGDIFAYTSRYMPKFNSISISGYHMHEAGAPAQLELAYTLADGLEYIRTGLKAGMSIDEFAPRLSFFWGIGMNHFMEIAKMRAARVLWAALVKPFHPKNPKSLALRTHCQTSGYSLTEQDPFNNVARTCVEALAAVLGHTQSLHTNSLDEAIALPTDFSARIARNTQLYLQHETDVTAVVDPWGGSYYVEYLTDQLIQKAWALIQEVETLGGMTKAIETGLPKLRIEEAAARKQARIDAGKDVIVGVNQYRSESETALELLEVDNQAVREAQIRSINDVKAGRNPDQVEAALAAITEAARRTAEPSAPGFTNNLLALAIEAARRRATLGEISYAMEKAVGRHKATIRAVSGIYSAEVSDDENFRLARQLTDRFAEYDGRRPRILVAKMGQDGHDRGAKVIATSFADLGFDVDMGPLFQTPAEVARQAAENDVHIVGVSSLAAGHKTLVPQLIDELRKIGRDDILVIAGGVIPAQDYQFLYDAGVKGVFGPGTVISVAAQKILKELMPELDKG; encoded by the coding sequence ATGCGCCCAGATTTCAGGACCACACCCCCGCAACCCGAAGCCGACCCGTCTCCCGGTACTCCGTCGACCCGCTCCGTCGTGACCGCCGAAGGCATCCGAATTAAACCGCAGTATGGCCCCGAAGATCTCGCCCAGGCTCAGCACCTGGGTTCGGTGGCCGGCATTCCGCCGTTCCTGCGTGGCCCCTACAGCAGTATGTACCTCACGCAGCCCTGGACCATTCGGCAGTACGCCGGTTTTTCAACCGCCGAAGCATCCAACGCATTTTACCGCCGGAATCTGGCAGCCGGGCAGAAAGGACTCTCCGTGGCGTTCGATCTGGCAACGCACCGGGGCTACGATTCCGATCATCCGCGGGTAGTCGGTGATGTAGGAAAAGCCGGGGTTGCCATCGACACCGTCGAAGACATGAAGGTTCTGTTCGACCAGATTCCGCTTGATCAGATGTCCGTCTCGATGACGATGAACGGCGCGGTCATTCCGATTATGGCGTTTTACATCGTGGCCGCCGAGGAGCAGGGCATCCGGCCGGAGCAGTTGTCGGGCACGATTCAGAACGATATTCTGAAGGAGTTTATGGTGCGCAACACCTACATCTACCCCCCCGAGCCGTCCATGCGGATCATTGGCGACATTTTTGCCTACACGAGCCGCTACATGCCGAAGTTCAACTCCATCAGCATCAGCGGTTACCACATGCACGAAGCGGGTGCTCCGGCGCAACTGGAACTGGCCTATACCCTGGCCGACGGCCTGGAATACATCCGAACGGGTTTGAAGGCCGGCATGAGCATTGACGAGTTTGCGCCCCGGTTGTCTTTTTTCTGGGGCATCGGCATGAACCACTTCATGGAAATTGCCAAGATGCGGGCCGCCCGGGTTCTCTGGGCCGCTCTGGTCAAGCCGTTTCACCCAAAAAACCCAAAGTCGCTGGCGCTGCGGACGCATTGCCAGACCAGCGGGTACAGCCTGACCGAGCAGGACCCGTTCAACAACGTAGCCCGGACCTGCGTGGAAGCCCTGGCGGCCGTGCTGGGGCACACCCAATCGCTGCACACCAACTCCCTGGACGAAGCCATCGCGCTGCCCACCGACTTCTCGGCCCGGATTGCCCGCAACACGCAGCTTTATCTGCAACACGAAACCGACGTTACCGCCGTGGTCGATCCGTGGGGCGGTTCTTATTACGTTGAGTACCTGACGGATCAGTTGATTCAGAAAGCCTGGGCGTTGATTCAGGAGGTGGAAACACTCGGCGGCATGACCAAAGCCATCGAAACCGGTCTGCCGAAGCTGCGCATTGAAGAAGCTGCGGCCCGCAAACAGGCCCGGATCGACGCGGGCAAAGACGTGATTGTGGGCGTCAACCAATACCGTTCCGAATCAGAAACCGCGCTCGAACTGCTGGAAGTCGACAATCAGGCCGTTCGGGAAGCCCAGATCCGGAGCATCAACGACGTTAAAGCCGGGCGAAACCCGGATCAGGTAGAGGCCGCGTTGGCCGCCATCACGGAAGCTGCCCGTCGAACCGCCGAACCGTCGGCTCCCGGATTTACCAACAACCTGCTGGCTCTTGCCATCGAAGCCGCCCGGCGCCGGGCCACTTTAGGAGAAATTTCGTACGCTATGGAAAAAGCCGTTGGCCGTCACAAAGCCACCATTCGGGCCGTATCGGGCATTTACTCAGCGGAGGTTTCCGACGACGAAAACTTCCGGCTGGCCCGCCAGCTAACCGACCGTTTTGCTGAATACGACGGCCGTCGCCCCCGTATCCTGGTCGCCAAAATGGGGCAGGATGGTCACGACCGGGGCGCTAAAGTCATTGCTACGAGCTTTGCCGATCTGGGTTTCGATGTGGATATGGGGCCGTTGTTTCAGACGCCCGCGGAAGTGGCCCGTCAGGCGGCCGAAAACGATGTCCATATTGTCGGGGTGTCGAGCCTGGCCGCCGGACACAAAACGCTGGTACCGCAACTGATCGACGAGCTGCGAAAAATTGGCCGCGACGACATTCTGGTCATTGCCGGGGGCGTCATTCCAGCCCAGGATTATCAGTTTCTGTACGATGCGGGGGTCAAAGGCGTCTTCGGTCCCGGAACGGTCATTTCGGTAGCGGCCCAAAAAATCCTGAAAGAGTTGATGCCGGAATTGGACAAGGGTTAA
- a CDS encoding GNAT family N-acetyltransferase — MVRYLSRQQIDVNAYDRCIANSPHRLIYAFSWYLDVVSPDWKLLVEGEYERVMPLPVRPRYGVKAIIQPLFCHQLGLFAANETPDATVIARFLRVLQQHIRYVPSYQFQAANTSSLTAEAGQLVPMTNHVLNLQKPYVELAAGYSNGQKWNLKHGLRQGWEFTETGDITPLIELFRTYNTTGIGQVAKDAYAKLQRLVAVLQERQQVRIRVARRNGRIEAGNLLVTDANRVIHLFCSASPEGRKGNARTVILDQFIREYAGQPVWFDFESPEVESLAAFNRGFGAEPESYVRLVSNRLPGPVRFLHQIKKWLHQTFWRR, encoded by the coding sequence TTGGTCCGCTATTTGTCCCGCCAACAGATCGACGTTAATGCCTACGACCGGTGCATCGCGAACTCCCCGCACCGGCTCATCTACGCGTTTTCCTGGTATCTGGATGTAGTATCGCCGGATTGGAAACTCCTGGTGGAAGGTGAGTATGAGCGGGTAATGCCGTTGCCCGTTCGCCCACGGTACGGGGTGAAAGCCATCATTCAGCCTCTTTTTTGTCACCAGTTAGGCCTATTTGCCGCCAACGAAACGCCCGATGCAACGGTGATCGCTCGCTTTCTGCGCGTGCTGCAGCAACACATCCGTTACGTTCCTTCCTATCAGTTTCAGGCCGCAAATACGTCCAGCCTGACCGCTGAAGCCGGGCAACTGGTCCCGATGACCAACCATGTGCTGAATCTGCAAAAACCGTATGTTGAATTGGCCGCCGGGTACTCGAACGGCCAGAAATGGAACCTCAAACACGGTTTGCGGCAAGGCTGGGAATTCACGGAAACCGGCGACATTACTCCGCTGATCGAGTTGTTTCGAACGTATAATACCACTGGCATTGGGCAGGTTGCGAAGGATGCATACGCGAAGCTTCAGCGGTTGGTGGCGGTGTTGCAGGAACGGCAGCAGGTCCGTATCCGGGTGGCCCGGCGCAACGGCCGGATTGAAGCGGGGAATTTGCTGGTGACGGATGCAAACCGGGTGATTCACCTGTTCTGCTCGGCCAGCCCGGAGGGCCGGAAGGGCAATGCCCGGACCGTCATTCTGGACCAGTTTATCCGGGAGTACGCCGGACAACCCGTTTGGTTTGACTTCGAAAGCCCCGAAGTAGAGAGTCTGGCCGCGTTTAACCGGGGGTTTGGGGCGGAACCGGAGTCGTATGTTCGGCTGGTGAGCAACCGGTTGCCGGGGCCGGTGCGGTTTTTGCACCAAATCAAAAAGTGGCTACACCAAACGTTTTGGCGCCGATGA
- the recA gene encoding recombinase RecA has translation MAQAPASTANDSKLKALQTTIEKLDKAYGKGTVMRLSESKVVDVPVISTGSLGLDLALGIGGVPRGRVVEIYGPESSGKTTLTMHCIAEAQKNGGLAAFIDAEHAFDRVYAEKLGIDTKNLLISQPDNGEQALEIAEHLISSGAIDIIVIDSVAALVPKAELEGDMGESKMGLQARLMSQALRKLTGVINKTGCCCIFINQLREKIGVMFGNPETTTGGNALKFYSSVRLDIRRIGQIKDGDDILGNRTKVKVVKNKLAAPFKVIEFDIMYGQGISKVGEVLDLAVELDIVKKSGSWFSYDGNRLSQGRDAVKNLLLDNPELMAELEAKIRAQVNSDEGALVDASGNAAEDEDSLD, from the coding sequence ATGGCACAAGCACCTGCTAGTACGGCTAATGACAGCAAACTGAAAGCCCTGCAAACGACCATCGAAAAGTTGGATAAAGCCTACGGAAAAGGAACCGTAATGCGTCTGAGCGAGAGCAAAGTCGTTGATGTTCCGGTTATTTCGACGGGTTCGCTGGGGCTGGATCTGGCGTTGGGAATCGGCGGTGTTCCGCGCGGCCGGGTCGTTGAAATCTACGGACCGGAATCGTCGGGGAAAACGACGTTGACGATGCACTGCATCGCCGAAGCGCAGAAGAATGGCGGCCTGGCTGCCTTTATTGACGCCGAACACGCTTTTGATCGCGTCTATGCCGAGAAGCTAGGAATCGATACGAAAAATTTATTAATCTCTCAACCCGACAACGGTGAGCAGGCACTCGAAATCGCTGAGCACCTGATTAGCTCCGGTGCCATCGACATTATCGTCATTGACTCCGTTGCCGCTCTGGTTCCGAAAGCCGAACTGGAAGGCGATATGGGCGAGAGTAAGATGGGTCTGCAAGCCCGGTTGATGTCGCAAGCCCTGCGGAAACTGACGGGGGTAATCAATAAAACGGGTTGCTGCTGCATCTTTATCAACCAGTTGCGTGAAAAAATCGGCGTTATGTTCGGAAATCCCGAAACAACGACCGGTGGTAACGCCCTGAAGTTTTATTCTTCCGTTCGGTTGGACATTCGCCGGATCGGACAAATCAAAGACGGTGACGATATCCTGGGGAACCGCACGAAAGTGAAAGTGGTTAAGAATAAGTTAGCCGCTCCGTTCAAAGTAATTGAATTCGACATCATGTACGGTCAGGGCATCTCGAAAGTGGGTGAAGTCCTTGATCTGGCTGTTGAACTCGATATCGTGAAGAAATCAGGTTCCTGGTTCTCGTACGATGGAAACCGGCTTTCACAAGGCCGCGATGCGGTTAAAAACCTGCTGCTGGACAATCCTGAATTGATGGCCGAACTGGAAGCCAAAATCCGGGCGCAGGTTAACAGCGACGAAGGTGCTCTGGTGGATGCTTCTGGTAACGCAGCAGAGGACGAAGATTCACTGGACTAA
- a CDS encoding DUF3108 domain-containing protein, with protein sequence MKKVILILSIITTAALSQVALKPENAYRRVNNTSFGAGEHLEYKVHYGIFNAAEATVDVAPTVYKVNERPCYRVNVYGRTVGAFDLITRIRNTWRSYIDTTAILPQKFFQHIEEGNHRKEENVTFNHFANTVRSEEKTDKDVFKVPDNVHDVISGYYYLRTIDFNRVNTGQVIEVPAFFDDQVYNMKVRYRGREVIKTKFGHINVLKLNPLLPENKLFKGEDAIKIWVSDDANKVPVKVEVELWVGSMEMDLKSHSGLRNELKFFKR encoded by the coding sequence ATGAAAAAAGTTATTCTCATCCTGTCCATCATAACCACCGCTGCCTTATCGCAGGTGGCGCTGAAACCGGAAAATGCGTACCGGCGCGTGAACAATACCAGTTTCGGAGCCGGTGAACATTTGGAATACAAGGTTCACTACGGTATTTTCAACGCGGCCGAAGCAACGGTCGATGTGGCGCCGACGGTCTACAAGGTCAACGAACGTCCTTGTTACCGGGTGAACGTCTATGGTCGTACAGTGGGTGCTTTCGATCTGATCACCCGCATCCGCAACACCTGGCGGTCTTACATTGATACGACCGCGATTTTACCGCAGAAATTTTTCCAGCATATTGAAGAAGGCAACCACCGCAAGGAAGAGAACGTTACTTTTAACCACTTCGCCAACACCGTCCGGTCGGAGGAAAAAACCGATAAGGACGTGTTTAAGGTGCCCGACAACGTTCACGACGTCATCAGCGGCTATTACTACCTGCGCACCATCGACTTCAACCGCGTCAATACGGGCCAGGTAATCGAAGTACCCGCCTTTTTCGACGATCAGGTTTACAACATGAAGGTGCGTTACCGCGGCCGCGAAGTTATCAAAACCAAGTTCGGTCACATCAACGTGCTTAAACTCAACCCGCTTCTGCCGGAAAACAAACTGTTCAAAGGCGAAGACGCGATTAAAATCTGGGTTTCGGACGACGCCAACAAGGTTCCGGTGAAAGTTGAAGTGGAGCTCTGGGTTGGCTCGATGGAAATGGACCTGAAAAGCCACTCCGGCCTGCGCAACGAACTCAAGTTTTTCAAACGCTAA
- a CDS encoding WapI family immunity protein: MKLTGPDSSFELNILDYEYSDSQHFMDRNWLLISLKTRYRNKEYTTTAPLLSTWEVELLIQWMRSVVSQRQLSPRLSFVEPCLGFQYASNEMNGYLFGIKLDQEATPDWYDDSSKPFWLPVTPDDSELEHAITDLEKQLNIFPIRE; this comes from the coding sequence ATGAAACTAACTGGTCCTGATTCTTCTTTTGAACTGAATATTCTGGATTACGAGTACAGCGATTCACAGCACTTTATGGATCGTAACTGGCTGTTGATCAGTCTGAAAACCCGCTACCGGAATAAGGAATACACCACAACAGCACCCCTGTTGTCAACCTGGGAAGTAGAACTGCTGATTCAATGGATGCGTTCGGTGGTGTCTCAGCGGCAGTTGTCGCCCCGGTTGTCTTTTGTAGAACCGTGTCTGGGTTTCCAGTATGCCTCCAACGAGATGAATGGTTACCTGTTTGGAATTAAACTTGACCAGGAAGCGACGCCGGACTGGTACGACGATAGTTCAAAACCGTTCTGGTTGCCCGTTACGCCCGACGACAGCGAACTGGAGCACGCCATCACCGACCTGGAGAAGCAGCTAAACATTTTCCCAATCCGGGAGTAG
- a CDS encoding methylmalonyl-CoA mutase family protein, with amino-acid sequence MTDFNLKEMFPPVSKAQWTQQVVADLKGKPFESLKRTSPEGIEIEPFYTAEDRDGLPQAADQTVAGRSPGWLTVTRIRFRSAGDTNTALRDALASGADGVLLDLTGLNKADTDWKRLLNGLKLSENPIWFQTDGLAQTLVAKLREFLPYQLKGGIFEEPFFRYLRFGTPPGDRLAQLAEATRQTLDSPQFRTITLSSHVFHNAGANATQELAFLLNMAVELYDSLTDAGLSPEQFLTKTTLSVSVGTSYFTEIAKLRALRLLWQRLVGHYNAPLLNQQSLFVHAQTSTFHDATATPYTNLLRGTTEAMAAVIGGCNALTVHPYDTVFDEPGAFSGRIARNVSILLKEEAHLDKTLDPAAGSYYLETLTHQLAESAWALFLAVEDRGGLQKAFEQGLLRDEIEKSYQASLEAVKNGRVLVGVTKFRTDEGLATPPGRQPDEMPDSLPVLPERRLAAAFE; translated from the coding sequence ATGACCGATTTTAATCTAAAAGAAATGTTTCCGCCGGTTTCTAAGGCGCAGTGGACGCAGCAGGTGGTTGCCGACCTGAAAGGCAAACCGTTTGAGTCCCTGAAGCGAACCAGTCCGGAAGGAATTGAAATTGAACCTTTTTATACTGCCGAAGATCGCGACGGGTTGCCCCAGGCAGCCGATCAAACCGTAGCGGGCCGGTCGCCGGGCTGGCTGACGGTGACCCGCATCCGGTTTCGTTCCGCAGGCGATACCAACACCGCCCTGCGCGACGCCCTGGCCAGCGGGGCCGACGGGGTGCTGCTGGATCTGACCGGTTTAAATAAGGCCGATACCGATTGGAAACGCCTGCTGAACGGCCTGAAGCTGAGCGAAAACCCGATCTGGTTTCAGACGGATGGCCTGGCCCAGACGCTGGTCGCTAAGTTGCGGGAGTTTCTGCCCTACCAGCTGAAGGGCGGTATTTTCGAGGAGCCTTTTTTTCGTTATCTCCGGTTTGGCACGCCCCCCGGCGACCGCCTTGCTCAACTGGCCGAAGCCACCCGCCAGACGCTGGATTCACCCCAGTTCCGGACCATCACCCTGAGCAGCCACGTTTTTCATAACGCTGGAGCCAACGCCACGCAGGAACTGGCGTTTCTGCTGAACATGGCCGTCGAGCTCTACGACTCGCTGACCGACGCGGGTTTATCCCCCGAGCAGTTTCTTACGAAAACCACCCTTTCGGTTTCGGTCGGAACGAGCTACTTTACCGAGATCGCCAAACTCCGCGCCCTCCGTCTGCTCTGGCAACGGCTGGTAGGCCACTACAACGCACCGCTCCTCAACCAGCAATCCTTGTTCGTCCACGCCCAAACCTCCACTTTTCACGACGCTACGGCCACGCCCTACACCAACCTGCTCCGGGGCACAACGGAAGCGATGGCCGCCGTGATTGGCGGATGCAACGCCTTGACCGTCCATCCGTACGATACGGTTTTCGACGAACCCGGCGCATTTTCCGGCCGCATTGCCCGGAACGTATCCATTCTGCTGAAGGAAGAAGCGCATCTGGACAAAACGCTCGATCCGGCGGCCGGTTCGTATTACCTCGAAACGCTGACGCATCAGTTGGCCGAATCGGCCTGGGCGCTGTTCCTGGCGGTGGAAGATCGGGGTGGTTTGCAAAAAGCGTTTGAGCAGGGCCTCCTTCGGGACGAGATCGAAAAATCCTACCAGGCTAGCCTTGAAGCCGTTAAAAACGGCCGGGTTCTGGTGGGCGTCACGAAGTTTCGAACGGATGAAGGATTAGCCACCCCGCCCGGCCGTCAGCCCGACGAAATGCCGGACTCCCTCCCGGTTTTACCCGAACGCCGGTTAGCGGCAGCTTTCGAATAA
- a CDS encoding GNAT family N-acetyltransferase produces the protein MIIRYLDRSALDPDRWDDCVRASSQRLVYAASWYLDALTTGDKAPYWGGIVAEEQGGYVAVMPVVYKKKYGIRYAFQPDYCQQLGVFSRSGVDLQTVFPEFWKLLNRHVKWVVSYRFNEKNEHELSFPAGLPLVKRSNHVLPLDKPYAEIYKGYATDRKSNLNRARNTAWVVEESRDVRPLIQLHRTHNEEKAVGGIDLDLTIYDRFAQAVDGLHQRGLVRIWMARKEGEQMPEAGGVFVMDANRIIYLFNGASVAGRKQQARLWMINRLVEEFAGTPLEFDFESPAVGAESVKAYYRSFGAESRLYTEISYNHLPRFFTYVRAFVRGLRSRLGKKKRAEARCH, from the coding sequence ATGATCATTCGCTACCTCGACCGCTCCGCGCTGGATCCGGATCGCTGGGATGATTGCGTACGGGCATCGTCGCAGCGCCTGGTTTACGCGGCTTCGTGGTACCTGGACGCCCTGACGACCGGCGACAAAGCACCGTATTGGGGCGGTATCGTGGCCGAAGAACAGGGGGGGTATGTGGCCGTGATGCCGGTAGTTTACAAAAAAAAGTACGGCATCCGGTACGCTTTTCAGCCCGACTATTGCCAACAACTGGGCGTTTTCAGCCGGAGTGGCGTTGATCTGCAAACCGTCTTTCCTGAATTCTGGAAGCTGCTGAATCGGCACGTTAAGTGGGTAGTGTCCTACCGGTTCAACGAGAAAAACGAGCACGAGCTGTCTTTTCCGGCCGGGTTGCCGCTCGTCAAGCGCAGCAATCACGTGTTGCCGTTAGACAAACCGTACGCCGAGATTTACAAAGGATACGCCACAGACCGGAAAAGTAACCTCAACCGGGCGAGAAATACGGCTTGGGTGGTGGAGGAAAGTCGGGATGTCCGGCCGTTGATTCAATTGCACCGCACGCACAATGAAGAGAAAGCCGTTGGCGGTATCGACCTGGATTTAACGATTTACGACCGCTTTGCCCAGGCCGTCGATGGGTTGCACCAGCGGGGATTGGTGCGCATCTGGATGGCCCGCAAAGAAGGGGAACAAATGCCGGAAGCCGGTGGGGTGTTCGTAATGGACGCTAACCGGATCATCTACCTGTTCAACGGGGCGTCGGTTGCGGGGCGGAAGCAGCAGGCCCGGTTGTGGATGATCAACCGGCTCGTGGAGGAATTTGCCGGAACACCGCTGGAATTCGATTTTGAAAGCCCAGCCGTGGGCGCAGAGTCGGTCAAGGCATACTACCGGAGTTTTGGGGCCGAGAGCCGGTTGTACACCGAAATTTCGTACAATCACCTGCCCCGCTTTTTCACGTACGTCCGGGCTTTCGTTCGCGGGTTGCGCAGCCGGTTGGGCAAAAAAAAACGGGCCGAAGCCCGTTGTCATTAG
- a CDS encoding aminopeptidase, whose protein sequence is MIKKILLALLGVCIVLGIWFHELIGYGWMQAKGQFRILWNTRPVEEVLADASFPDSLKRKIELIQEIKRYSVDSLGINPSNNYTTFYDQHGQPILWVVVASEKYRLAAREWRFPIIGTFAYKGFFEKDRADQELNALKQENYDTRLNEVSAWSTLGFFRDPILSSMLKRSEGQLAELIIHELTHGTLFVKDNLEYNENLADFVGEYGALKFLTQKYGANSPEALGYLDAKQYGEKYDEHILRGTQKLDSLYATYNLQTPNRVRESKKWQLIDRIVETVDTLKTRPPVGKPNPKKRRFTQQNLPNNAYFVAYKTYRQQQNRFRREFEEKFNSNFNQYLTYLKKTYPSL, encoded by the coding sequence ATGATCAAAAAAATCCTGCTGGCGCTGTTGGGCGTATGTATTGTGCTGGGCATCTGGTTCCACGAACTAATCGGTTACGGCTGGATGCAGGCCAAAGGTCAATTCCGGATTTTATGGAACACCCGCCCCGTTGAAGAGGTGCTGGCGGACGCGTCGTTTCCAGATTCGCTCAAACGAAAAATTGAACTAATTCAGGAAATTAAACGTTATTCGGTTGATTCTTTGGGGATTAATCCTTCGAACAACTATACAACATTTTATGACCAGCACGGGCAACCCATTTTGTGGGTGGTCGTTGCTTCGGAGAAATACCGGCTTGCGGCCAGAGAATGGAGGTTTCCGATCATCGGCACTTTTGCCTACAAGGGTTTCTTCGAAAAGGACCGCGCCGACCAGGAGTTAAATGCGTTGAAACAGGAGAATTACGACACGCGTCTGAACGAAGTATCTGCCTGGTCAACCTTAGGATTTTTCCGCGATCCGATCCTTTCGTCAATGCTGAAACGGTCGGAAGGACAACTGGCGGAATTAATTATTCACGAGCTGACGCACGGCACGTTGTTTGTAAAGGATAACCTGGAATACAACGAAAACCTGGCGGATTTTGTCGGTGAATACGGAGCGTTGAAATTTTTAACCCAGAAGTACGGTGCCAACTCACCGGAAGCGCTGGGTTACCTGGATGCTAAGCAGTACGGCGAAAAATACGACGAGCATATTCTGCGCGGTACCCAAAAACTGGATAGTTTGTACGCTACTTACAACCTCCAAACGCCCAATCGGGTCAGGGAGAGTAAGAAGTGGCAGTTGATCGACCGGATTGTGGAAACCGTGGATACGCTGAAAACCAGACCGCCGGTCGGAAAACCGAATCCTAAAAAACGTCGGTTTACGCAACAGAATCTCCCCAATAACGCGTACTTCGTAGCGTACAAAACCTACCGGCAACAACAAAACCGTTTCCGGCGCGAATTTGAGGAGAAGTTTAACAGCAACTTTAACCAGTACCTGACGTATTTGAAAAAGACGTACCCGTCCTTATAA
- the dnaA gene encoding chromosomal replication initiator protein DnaA, with the protein MQREAVTVWNRCLQVIQENISDQSFRTWFEPIVPLRLNGSELTIQVPSQFFYEWLEENYIHLLRKALDFAIGRHGQLQYSIIVDKGDESSKPLTVNVPTTKSPQTAKPDNVDADILKSPFEMKDLDSLQLDSYLNPAYTFDNFVEGDCNRLGRSAGFAIAQNPGTTAFNPLMIYGGVGLGKTHLVQAVGNYIKNNNQDKFVLYVSSEKFTTQFINAIRTDSLRDFMSFYMQVDVLIIDDVQFWAGKEKTQETFFHIFNHLHGAKKQIIMTSDRAPRDLQGMQDRLQSRFKQGLTADLQQPDLETRTAIIQKKLQAEGIFIEHNVIEYLAHSINTNVRELEGVIVSLMAQASLNRREIDLDLARSTLRNIVIDSDKEVTIDTVQDVVADHFSITVADLKSKSRKKEAVFPRQIAMFLAKEQTELSLKSIGYHFGGRDHSTVIHAIQTISDLVSNNPQIRETVEKLKASLK; encoded by the coding sequence ATACAGCGCGAAGCAGTGACGGTCTGGAACCGTTGCCTGCAGGTGATTCAGGAGAACATCTCTGACCAGAGTTTCCGGACCTGGTTTGAGCCCATTGTTCCCCTGCGCCTGAATGGCAGCGAACTAACCATCCAGGTCCCGAGCCAGTTCTTCTACGAATGGCTGGAGGAGAACTATATTCATTTGCTCCGGAAAGCCCTGGACTTTGCCATCGGGCGCCACGGTCAGTTGCAGTACTCCATCATTGTCGATAAAGGCGACGAAAGCAGCAAACCGCTGACGGTAAACGTACCGACAACAAAATCACCCCAGACCGCCAAGCCCGATAACGTCGACGCCGACATTCTGAAGAGTCCGTTCGAAATGAAGGATCTGGACTCGCTGCAACTGGATTCTTACCTGAACCCGGCCTACACGTTTGATAATTTCGTTGAGGGCGATTGCAACCGGCTGGGCCGCTCGGCGGGGTTTGCCATCGCGCAGAATCCGGGCACCACGGCTTTCAATCCGCTGATGATTTACGGCGGTGTTGGGTTGGGAAAAACGCACCTGGTGCAGGCCGTCGGTAATTACATCAAAAATAACAACCAGGACAAGTTCGTTCTTTACGTCTCTTCCGAGAAGTTTACGACCCAGTTCATCAACGCCATCCGGACCGATTCGCTGCGCGATTTCATGAGCTTTTATATGCAGGTCGACGTGCTGATCATCGATGACGTGCAGTTCTGGGCGGGCAAGGAAAAAACGCAGGAGACGTTCTTCCACATTTTCAACCACCTGCACGGCGCCAAGAAGCAGATCATCATGACTTCCGACCGGGCACCCCGCGATTTGCAGGGTATGCAGGATCGGCTTCAGTCGCGGTTCAAGCAGGGGTTGACGGCGGATCTCCAGCAGCCGGACCTGGAAACGCGGACGGCGATCATCCAGAAAAAACTCCAGGCCGAAGGGATTTTTATCGAGCACAACGTTATTGAATACCTGGCGCACAGCATCAATACGAACGTTCGGGAACTGGAAGGTGTCATTGTGTCGCTGATGGCCCAGGCGTCGCTCAACCGCCGGGAAATTGACCTGGACCTGGCCCGAAGTACCCTCCGCAACATCGTGATCGATTCGGACAAGGAAGTAACCATTGATACTGTTCAGGATGTGGTGGCTGATCATTTCAGCATCACGGTGGCGGACCTGAAAAGCAAAAGCCGGAAGAAAGAAGCGGTTTTTCCGCGCCAGATCGCCATGTTCCTGGCAAAAGAACAGACGGAATTATCACTGAAGTCGATCGGTTACCACTTCGGTGGCCGCGACCACAGCACGGTAATTCACGCCATCCAGACCATCAGCGATCTGGTGAGCAACAACCCCCAAATCCGCGAGACCGTCGAAAAATTGAAAGCATCGTTGAAATAA